ACGTTGGGTTGCGAATTCGATAGTGCGCCGTGCCAGCCGACCGGCGGCATCGGGGTTGGCCGACTCGAGCTCGATGATCGCTTCGAAGATCGGTGTCACCGCCGCAGCGAAGTCGTCGGGTGCGGAGGCGGCCATGTCGGCCGCCGCGCGCAGGTGGGGTCTGGCTTCATCGAAGAGGCCTCCCCACACCAGCACACCTCCCAGAACCATCGCGTGGGTCGGATCGCTGGGCCTCGAACTGGCGGACGCCACCGCCAGAGCGGCAGACACGTTGCCCTTCGCCAGTTGGATCATGGTGCCGAGCGCGGTGATCAGCCCGGCATCGATGCCTTCGGTGTCGAGCCTGCTCGCCTTGTCGAGCCAGATCTCGGCCTCGCCGAAACGGCCGGCCACGAAGGTGGCCCAGCCCCTGACGATGCAACACCCCGAGTGGGTTTCGATCACCTCGCCGAGACGGTCGAGATACCGCAGCACAGTAAACAGGTGACCACCGTTCAACAGCTTGGTTGCGTTGTCGGCTATCAGGTCGGCCGCTTCGGTGAGGTCACCGGCCTCGAGCAGGTGCTCGACGGCACTGGTCAAATCGCCGTCGGTCATGTGCCAGCCACCTGCGCGGCGGTGAAGCTCGGCGCGGTGGCCGGCCAACACCACACTGGCTTCAAGGCGAAGCATGTCTCGCAGCAGGTGGTGGTACCGGTACCAGGTTCCGGTGCGGTCGAGGCTTATCAACAGCTGGTTGGTCTCGGCGGTCGAGCGAAGCCACGCAGCCCCATCGGAACTGCCGCAGACCGCGTCGACTAGGGCTCCGCACATGCCTTCCAATACCGATGTCTCCAGCAGCCGTCGCCGATCCGCCTCGCCGACGTGCTCGAGAAACTCGTCGGTCAGATAGTCGACGACCAGCCGGTCGTCGCCCTCGAAGGTGGCTACGAACTGGTCGAGGTCACCGGTCGCACCAAGCGACAGGCCGGCGAGGACCAGCCCGGCGGCCCAACCCTCGGTGCGGCTGCACAGGGCTTCGACATGCCGTTGGCTCATCCCGGCCGCCCTGCCGGTCAAGAGGTGCTCGGCCTCCTCGGAGGTGAACCTCAGGTCGTCTGCTCGTATCTCGGTCAGCTGCCCCCTGACCCTCATCCGGCTGAGGCGCATTCCCGGGTCGAGGCGCGAACCCAACACCAGCATCATGTTCGGCGGTGCCAGATCGAGCAGGCGCTCGACCGCTCCATCGATCTGAGGTCCGGCGACGAGCTGGTAGTCGTCGATAGCCACGAGCACGGGTTTCCCGAAGCGCATCAACTCGGTTGCGACATGGGAGATCAGGGCTTCTGGGTTGCGCGCCGCCGATGTGATCAAGGGCCCCAGCGCGAGATCCAGCCCTGGTAAGGCCCGCGCCAGAGCGGCGATCAGGTAGGTCCAGAATCGGGCCGGATCGCGGTCGGCTTCGTCCAGCTGAACCCAGCACGAAACCTCGGGCCTCGCCTCCAGCCATGCGGCCATCAGGGTCGACTTGCCCGAGCCGGCTGGAGCACTCACCAGGGCCAGCCTGCGGTTCGGGTCGTCGACGACGCTGTCCAGCGCCTTCATCAGACGTGGCCTGGCAACCAGCGACGTCGGGGGAGTGGGAGGGGTCAGCTTGGTGGGCACGAGCGGGATGGGCGGCTCCTCCATCCCGACAACCATAGGCGGGTATCACCCGGGTGAGTTCGGTGTGCGAGCGATGCGCGTTCACACCGGTCGGCCCGACGCTTGTGTCCATGCACAAGCCAACCGCCTACGAGATCGTCATCGCCGGTCACGCCACCGAGCGACTGCTGCGTCCGCTGACGGACGACTTCGTTCTCGATCACCCCCACCCAAGCCAGACACGTCTGGTCGGGGTCGTTGCCGATGCCGCCCACCTTCACGGCGTCTTGAACCACCTGACCGCCGTCGCCGCCGAGGTGATTCGTGTGGCCCCGATCGAGACAGACCCATTCGAAGAAAGGAAACAACAATGACCATCATCGACTCCGATTCCGCACAGGCTGCGAAGGCCCAACGAGCCAGATGGGCTGGTGAGCGCGCAGGGGGTGTGGCCGCGCTGACGGCTGCAGCGACCTTCCTGTTCGGCATCGTGTTGTTCGTGACCAGCTTGGCCGACTACACCTCCGGCGACCCAACGGTGGCCGAGTCTGTAGCGTTTGTGGGTCAGCACCAGACTGCGTTGTTCGTCTGGTATCTGGTGATCTTCCTGGTCTTCGGGGTGGCGCTGGTGCCCCTGGCCAAGGCCCTTCATGCGAGGTTGGCCCAGGGCAGTCCGCTGCTGGCCGACCTGGGTGCGGTGTTTGCGTTCATTTGGGCCGGTCTGATGTTTGCCACCGGCATGATCTCCAACATCGGCATTCAGGCCATCACCGACCTGGCCGACACCGACCCTGCCGGCGCCGAAGCGCTGTGGTCCAGCATCGACGCCATCACCGACGGGCTCGGAGGTGGCAACGAGCTGGTCGGCGGGATGTGGATACTGCTCGTCAGCCTCGCAGCGTGGTCGACCGGTGCGTTGCCCCGGGCGCTCAATATCGTCGGTCTGCTCAGCGCAGCCGGAGGTTTGGTGACGCTGGTGCCGGGCCTGTCCGAACTGGGAATGTTGTTCGGCCTCGGTTCGATCGTGTGGTTCACCTGGGTGGGCGTAGTGCTGCTGCGGGCCGATCCTGCCACCTGAAGCCCTTCGCTTCTGTCCCGACACGCGGCGCTAGGGTTGCCCGATGGCTGACTCTGAGCTGGAAGGCGAGCACTCCCGGGCATTCGAGTTCTTCGTGTCGGTGTATGGCACCCTTCCCCGCGCCGGCCCCGGCGGCGACGAGTACACGCTGGAAGCCCTTCGGCATGTGGCTGGCCCTGGGGCCAGGACGGTTCTGGACCTGGGCTGTGGTCCTGGTGCCCAGACCATCGCCCTGGCCCGGGCCATGCCCCAGGCGACCATCATCGCTGTGGATGTGCTCCCTCAGATGGTGGATGAGGCCAATCGCCGAATCGCGCTCGAGGGTGAGGCCGGCCGTGTCCGGGCGGTGGTGGGCGACATGGCCGAACCCGATGCAGCGCCAGGCAGCCAGGATCTCGTGTGGTGCGAGTCGGCGATCTACAACGTCGGCATCACCGAAGCCCTGCAGGCGTGGCGCCCGCTGCTGGCAGATGGTGGAGTGGTCGTGTTCAGCGAACCGACCTGGCTGGTCGACGATCCACCGGCCGAGATCCGCGATTGGTGGCTGGCCGAATACCCGGCATTCTGCGACCGAGCCGGCATCGAGGCAAAGGTCGCGGCCGCCGGGTTTCGAGTCGTCGCAACGTTCGACCTGCCCGTGGACGCGTGGTGGGACGACTATTACGCGCCGATGCAAGAGCGCATTCGCGAACTGCGCCGAGATCACCCCGATGACCCGATCGCCGACGAGGTTGCATCATCGGCCGAGCACGAGATCGCCCAGTTCGTCGAGTTCGGTCACACATACTGCTACGCGTTCTTCGTGGTAGAACCCGTCTGAGCGCAAGCAACGATAGGGGAGGTCGGCATGGCAATCGATGTAGAGGCG
Above is a genomic segment from Acidimicrobiales bacterium containing:
- a CDS encoding LuxR C-terminal-related transcriptional regulator, whose translation is MEEPPIPLVPTKLTPPTPPTSLVARPRLMKALDSVVDDPNRRLALVSAPAGSGKSTLMAAWLEARPEVSCWVQLDEADRDPARFWTYLIAALARALPGLDLALGPLITSAARNPEALISHVATELMRFGKPVLVAIDDYQLVAGPQIDGAVERLLDLAPPNMMLVLGSRLDPGMRLSRMRVRGQLTEIRADDLRFTSEEAEHLLTGRAAGMSQRHVEALCSRTEGWAAGLVLAGLSLGATGDLDQFVATFEGDDRLVVDYLTDEFLEHVGEADRRRLLETSVLEGMCGALVDAVCGSSDGAAWLRSTAETNQLLISLDRTGTWYRYHHLLRDMLRLEASVVLAGHRAELHRRAGGWHMTDGDLTSAVEHLLEAGDLTEAADLIADNATKLLNGGHLFTVLRYLDRLGEVIETHSGCCIVRGWATFVAGRFGEAEIWLDKASRLDTEGIDAGLITALGTMIQLAKGNVSAALAVASASSRPSDPTHAMVLGGVLVWGGLFDEARPHLRAAADMAASAPDDFAAAVTPIFEAIIELESANPDAAGRLARRTIEFATQRGIDEAAQMALAHSVVGITTDDPAEAAAAVRRGVELARRSPENIMLGYALTAAGDVLSALDHPDGAEMLTEARSVVDRSADPGIVGPYLARAELRHGRKAVVRSVGLVEELTDRELAVLHYLPSELSQRDIANQLYVSLNTVKTHCKAIYRKLGVGDRKAAVQAARELGLL
- a CDS encoding DUF4386 family protein — its product is MTIIDSDSAQAAKAQRARWAGERAGGVAALTAAATFLFGIVLFVTSLADYTSGDPTVAESVAFVGQHQTALFVWYLVIFLVFGVALVPLAKALHARLAQGSPLLADLGAVFAFIWAGLMFATGMISNIGIQAITDLADTDPAGAEALWSSIDAITDGLGGGNELVGGMWILLVSLAAWSTGALPRALNIVGLLSAAGGLVTLVPGLSELGMLFGLGSIVWFTWVGVVLLRADPAT
- a CDS encoding class I SAM-dependent methyltransferase, whose amino-acid sequence is MADSELEGEHSRAFEFFVSVYGTLPRAGPGGDEYTLEALRHVAGPGARTVLDLGCGPGAQTIALARAMPQATIIAVDVLPQMVDEANRRIALEGEAGRVRAVVGDMAEPDAAPGSQDLVWCESAIYNVGITEALQAWRPLLADGGVVVFSEPTWLVDDPPAEIRDWWLAEYPAFCDRAGIEAKVAAAGFRVVATFDLPVDAWWDDYYAPMQERIRELRRDHPDDPIADEVASSAEHEIAQFVEFGHTYCYAFFVVEPV